A section of the Telopea speciosissima isolate NSW1024214 ecotype Mountain lineage chromosome 3, Tspe_v1, whole genome shotgun sequence genome encodes:
- the LOC122655115 gene encoding scopoletin glucosyltransferase-like, protein MASDLAEKTGQCEDPTVGNECPTPIVERDRNFGVEIGFQQIRFPSVEVGLPENYENASSISDLDMLLKFFKDINMLQQPFEEILQEQRPDCVVADMFFPWATDVAGKFGIPRIVFHGSSFFSLCVQDSLSRYKPHANIASDLEAFVVPCVPDQIEMTSSKLPDDLQDPKNIGELHKSIWNSDERCYGTLMNSFYELEPAYAEHYRKAMGRKVWHIGPVSFSNMDFTEKAQKRGNRAAIDEHECLRWLDSKEPNSVLFVCFGSMPRFNSTQLREIAMGLEDSGHPFI, encoded by the exons ATGGCATCAGATTTGGCTGAGAAAACTGGTCAGTGTGAAGATCCCACAGTTGG AAATGAATGCCCTACCCCGATTGTTGAACGGGATAGAAATTTTGGTGTCGAAATCGGGTTTCAACAAATCCGATTCCCCTCCGTCGAAGTTGGCTTACCGGAAAACTATGAGAACGCCAGTTCTATCAGTGATCTTGACATGTTACTGAAATTCTTCAAAGATATAAACATGCTTCAACAACCATTTGAGGAAATACTTCAAGAACAACGCCCCGATTGCGTCGTTGCAGACATGTTCTTCCCTTGGGCAACTGATGTTGCAGGCAAGTTTGGAATACCAAGGATTGTCTTCCATGGATCAAGTTTCTTCTCTCTGTGTGTACAAGATAGCTTGAGTCGCTATAAACCTCATGCCaatattgcttctgatttggaGGCCTTTGTGGTGCCTTGCGTCCCTGACCAGATAGAGATGACAAGCTCAAAGCTTCCAGATGACCTTCAAGATCCAAAAAATATCGGTGAATTGCATAAAAGTATTTGGAATTCAGATGAAAGGTGCTATGGAACTCTGATGAACAGCTTCTATGAGTTGGAGCCAGCTTATGCAGAGCACTACAGGAAGGCCATGGGAAGGAAGGTATGGCACATAGGTCCAGTTTCTTTCAGCAATATGGACTTTACAGAGAAGGCACAAAAAAGGGGAAACAGAGCTGCCATAGATGAACACGAGTGCTTGCGTTGGCTAGACTCTAAGGAACCTAATTCGGTTCTCTTTGTGTGTTTTGGGAGCATGCCTCGCTTCAATTCTACTCAGCTACGTGAGATTGCTATGGGTCTTGAAGATTCAGGTCATCCATTCATCTGA